GATGACTAAAAGGATACATCAACACAGTTACACAAGCATCAAATGCCGTGATGCAAAAAACCCATAAGCAGAGAAGATAGCCCAAACGTTTTACCTTAAACATAATTACGCTAGCCAAAATAGTTAGTGATGTAAACATCACATAGTATATTGGTGATACAACAGCAGTATTGAATGTATCGAGAGCCTGCAATGATAAAGGAACTTGGTTAGTCTTTCACAATAAACAAGTCAAACCAAGCTTGAACAATTGCATGAGCTCTAAATCTGCATTACCTTGTTCAGATAGTTCATTTGAGTGATCACACAGGTACCCACAACCATGATAAAGACCCATGTTTGAGGAAATATTAGCTGATTCATCCCTGAGAAAGTTAACTTCAAAGCTATTCCAAGTGCTTTAACGCTCATGACCTACAATAGCAAAATACTATTGAATAAATAATAGCAAAGTAAATAAAACAAGCAATTTGAACTTGGAACATTGAAGGAAAATGGCTGGCTACATACTGATAGCGACCCCACAAGTGAACACACACCAATATAGACCATCACATGCGTTTGTCCATACTGTGGCACAAAATGGACAACGAGGGTGAAGACTGCTGCTATTACTGAAGCCGCATACAGTAGAAAGGCTGCAATAGATCAATTTTCAAGCACAAAAGCAATTCATTGATAggcaaataaatttataattagatAGTTGTACAAACTGACAAAGTAAAAGTGAAAACACAATCTGTTTGCATACCTGGCTCTGTAGCAAGATCCCACACTTCCTTGACAGACTCAATTTCCCGCTCTGGAGGAGCATGAAGTACAATCGTTGTTGATCCAACAACACATAGTATACAACCAAGAACCCCAAAGATATGTAGCTTTTCTCTTAATATAATATGTGCAAGTGCAGCACTGCAAAAGATACCTGAATTAGCATTCAAGAGAGTTTCAAAAGTTTGACTCTCGATAAAATCTACTTGCCTAATTATAATACTCAGTGCACCAAGAGGAGTAACCAGGATTGCCGGCGCAAACGCATAAGCTGCAAAATTCGCAATTTCTCCCACGACCACTGCATTGAAATCATCAGCAGTTTAAACTGGCTGCACCTATCAACTGAATAGAGTAATATAGGGCCCCGATAGATAACATAACAAGTTCAAAGAAGTTTCCAACGCAAGAAAATCAAcgaagaaaattccaaatagcatgaagacatggaaatgtttagaatttacTCCAATAatcaagagattcaagagaaaaaaattagataagtaGACCATAACAAATGTTATAACAATTTTTAGCAATATATTAACAGATAGACTAGGAGATCTAAACAATGAATGAACACCCCAAATTCTTCTGTGCCAAATAATTTCGATCTACTAGGAAACTACTGTTCCAACTAGGGCAACTAGCCATCAGTTTAACCAGGACATGGGTACTTATGCTTAGAAACTATTGTCCCTCTACTGTCCCCATCCTGAAGTTACACTACCTGATAGTTGGATAATAACAACTAACAAGCACTTGATTATTGGAGAGGGTCATCTACATTCATCtccaatgaaatgaaaattgggTTGATCCATAGCAATTCAGAGTGTTCCTAAAGAagtagaaagtagaaataaattaaacaaagcTAAATACATTTCATGGGCAATTGCATATGGGAGCCCGCAAAACTATGCGGACGGACAGCATTTTTAATAAGCTGAACCCAGTGAGGTTTATTCTTAGATTCTCCACTTACAATGGGTACCTCTGATTGCTATGGATATAAAAGCCGACTAGGCTTTTTTAGGGGCCTAGACATCTCAGTCACATCTTCTTCATTACAATAAGACCTTAGCAAAGCATATTTTTCATCCTGATAAACTAGAAATCCtacttatttttttccctagaaCTCAACTCCATTTTACTGGGACCCATGGCTTCAAACTGCTACGCTGGAAAGTTACCTAAAAAAGCCCAACCAAATTAATTAAGCGAAGTTCTATGCAAGCCATACCACAAGAAAGCAGCAAAATTGGTTCAACTTATGAGAAATGGCACAGATTACTGCACTTCAATAGAGATTAAGGGGAAGTTTCGATTTCTTTGGCTCCAAGATACATTTTCAGTGTGGTTACCAGTAGAAgttttcaaaatactatttTTTCCTTGAACATCAACTTCTTTAAAAAGTATTTGCTTCAATGTTTTCAATATGCAAACTCATGCCTTTCATTGTCCTCATCCTAACTATAACTCAAAATGAATGAGACATGAcaactatttcatttttcttcaaatttaactttataaataaCGATCCACTCAATGAAGCCTTGTTTTATCATCAATTATTTTCTCATCCAAAGTTGCTTTAGAGAATTGTGTTTGAAGCTAGAGGCTTAAGCCAAAGTGGGGAAAAGGAGGGGCAGATTGCCACTTAAAGAGGCACTCAATTTCGACTTTCACAGAACTTTGCACTTTATAGGATTGTTACCAAAATCATTCCAAAATGAGGCCTTGAGAATCCTATTGAAAGAAGAGGATCTTAACTGCAAACCATGGAGATATTATCCGTACACAACAAGTTTTCAACCACCAAGATCATCTCGCAAAGCTAAAACAAATCTTAACTCTCATGTACCGTACTTTCAAGATACAATTTCCAACCGCTTCCCCTTACACAAAGTACAAGTTCCTTTATGAAGCAAGATGGAAGTGCCTGCCAACCGATGCTTCAAGAAACCTTCTGAAGCCCACATTATCCAACCAAATTCCACGCAAAAACCAGAATTCGTaagaatttggaaaaagaaaaatcaagaaagggAGGAGCATCatacaaaaagattttcatcaAGTATTGGCTTTTGTTCAACTTCACCACAACAATCCTAATACATgtaaatcaataaaaacatcTCAGCACAAGGACCACAATTTGATAAGGCAAAATCAATTCTTGTAAATTACGTTTTCCACCAGGAGACATAAAGAAAAGCTCACTTGTAATCATGCCGACCCACCAAAGAGGCTCATACAGATAAGAATAACCTCCAACACCTGCAACAGACAACCATCTTTTTAAATCCTATTTAACGAATATGTCATGGATTCACGTACTGCACATCCTTTTAAAAGATGGAAAAGATGATTCAGAAACTACATCAGCACGCATATTCATAAACATTTGAACAAATAAGTAGGagaatatttggaaaaaaatattattctgCAGTTGAGATAAAAAGAGGAATACTGTTCCTCTTCAGactgtaataaatataaaatctgTCGTTGATGAAACTATTTTGTGCTGCAACCATGCTAACTATAGGAAGCGTCATAGGCCACTTTGATTTCGTGCAAACAAGATTACATAGCTAAACTTCTTTGTGAGACTAATCAGAGATTATATAGTTTTGATCTAGCAATGTTGACTGCTATTTAATGATTTTGAGCTCATAATGGTGAATTCACACCATTAGTTTTTGTCCTCTCCTTTACCATACTAGTGGCAGTTTTCCAACAGAGTAATGTCATAGATTCTATATTACAACTCTGGCTATGCAATCAAACCATTAACAAATATGTTGTTTCCAATACTTGAAAAACAGAGGGCCTTcaggaaagaacaaaaagataTTAACCAACAGGATATCTGCAGAGAATACTAATAAATCTGCCTTGCAGgtagaaaataatttggaaactTTTGGCAAGAGAAATAATTGAAGATTGATGTAGAATTCATAATAATCAATCTGCTTCCTACGAACTGCCACTTCTTCAAAAGCATTCACAATCACCTATAGGGTACACAAGCTCCATCAGTCATCCATAACATCTATAGTTCACACCTCCAGGCGTCAGCATATGACAGCAATCACTTCCCTAAGAAATTAGAACAGTCAAGACACTGGCAATGCACTGAAGATGGATCTCCATCATACTTAACAGAGTCATCCTTTGTATAACAAAGAAGGCACACCTTCTATTAACAGAGTCATCCTCCCTGACTAAAGTTAGAGTGACgtgaaaaaatttcaagtttcaagaaaaatatagtCACTACAGTCCATTTGTGAAATTTAATCACAATACCCAAAAGCGGGTGTTATGAGAAGAAAGACGACTTAGGCTCAGCTCAAATGAATTCAAGAAATGGCTTCTAGAGGGATATTGTACAAGGAATGGCCAAATGAACGGGAGTTTAAACTCCAAGAAGGGAAGGATACCtccaattttacaaaaataacaCTTGATCAAAAAGAAACACCGCAAGAAGAAGCAACCTTTGTACTCAACTATTGCCAATACTATGTGAAATGTCATAAAATTGCCTAAGAACTTGACAAGCTGAATCAGGAAAATGCCATGTACTGCCACAGAAGTGCCTAATGCAAAGCACAAGCAACTCTGCAGAAGGCAGCCTGTCTCCCCCATTGGATAAGAATTGGGATCAGTAACATCTGCACATTGGCAGATCTAAACAGATTGGCATTCACAAAAGGCCTCATTGTTCTTTGTCTTTCTTGAATGtaccatcatttttctttccatcccagCATACTGGATACAGGAAACAATCTCTCAGGGACAGTCTTTGTTGTCCAACAGAAGCAATCACACCAAGCTCATTATTTAGTGTTGTAATATCAGAGTTGCTTCATCCATCTTATAATATTTGCGAGGTTCCAATATAACCACCTTCCAACATGTTTCTCAGTATTTCACCTCAACAGACATCCTGCAAGATAGTCACATATGAAAATGACCAGCAACATAAAAACCAACACCATAAACATACTCTCTTCCAACCACAGCCCAACCACAGCTGGAGAACCATCATGTGCATATTTCAGCACCTCCAGATCCCTGTACAAGATGCCAGAAGACTTAGAACCAAATTCCTTCAGCAGCAACCCCAACTTCCTTACTACCCTAACCCAATCCCAGCCCCCAACTGCCAaacctccccctcccccccaaaaaaaaaaaaaaacataaaaaagggAGAAGATAACCAAAGAGTGATAAATCAACACAAACAATGTGTCCAGGATTCAAATCACATTTCCTCTGGCACAGAAGCGTGTTTCTAGGACTTTAAGTAAAAAGCCTTTCAAGTAATGCAGCAATGAGTAGCTTCCAGCAGCTGCCACAGCACAAGAAACGAGGAGGACTAAGGGGAAAGCTAATATCAAAAGAGAGAAGCAAACTTCTGGCACCCGTGGCAGGATCAAGCCATTTGAGAAGCCCTCCTCATCCAAAGACAGAACAGCAAATAGAAAGGAGCAAGGAAGACAAAAGAGAGAACTAGATTTGTTGCTTTAAGTTCAGTGGCAACCTATGTAAGATGTATTCCATACAAGAGCCACTAAACCATGGTATCAAATGAGAGTCAGATCAACAGTCGGAGAGTCAGTTCCCCAGTTTTACGGCTATGCAGTTCACAGCAACCTTACACATCTCGGCCGAACGGAGATCCCATCAAGAACTATCAAATCATACACTCAATTCACACACAAATCAGAATCCGCGGCCAGCATGCCAGTTAATCTGATGCAAAACCACCCGAAGTAATAAAATCCCTAGTCCCAGCAGCATTAGAGTGCCAAAGACGAACAACACTCAAAAGTAAATCCACATCCGCACACCACATTTCAAACGAAGAACCACCTCAACGAATCACATCCCAATCGAATCCGAACTCAAAAAGCCCCACACACCTGCGAACCCAAGCCAAATCGACGAGATCTCACCTGCCCTAACGCCAGAAGCCCCGGCTTTCTTCAAGCCCTTCTTCTTGACGATGAAGCTGGCACCGATGAAGAGGCTGGAAGACAGGGCCATCACCAGCCCCTTGATGTTGTCCGAGGACATCCCCTTGTCCGCGTCCATGCCTGAACGCCTGCCGAACCACCCGCGCGAATCCCACCGACGCCCCGCAGCCCTAGCAGTCCCATGCCCCGAGATCCATGCAAGCGCGGCCCATCGTCACTCCCTCGCCATCGGCATCGTCGTATTCACCGCCGAGAGCGAAAGCACACTGGTGACCCCCCGCGCGCGGCACTCCCAGTAAAGGACGTTCGCGAGCGAGAATCGCGGAGGATTGAGGGAGATGGCGGCAATGGCGGCGCGAGATCTGAGGAGGGAAGAAGATACCGAGCGAAGAGAAGGAAGCAACGGAGCTCTTCTGCCCAGCTAGGCGAAAGCTTTGAGATcccgatggagagagagagagagagagagagcttgagagagaaggaaggaagaTCGCAGTGATCGACTCTTTTATAGATACGTAGATCggagggaagaggaaagacGAGGTGAAGGAAATGGAAAGAAGGGGAAAGAGGCAGATACGAACTGCAGCAGATAACCCCGCGTCGCGATTCCGTcgtctccctttttctttttaatatttaattccgaTAAAACGGTGGTGAATTCAAACCTAAAAAGCCCCAAAAAAGCCCTGCCCACCGGTCGGACCGCCCGGCAGCTCAGGTCAATGCCTCCCGACCGCGAATAGTCACCGTCATCGTAATCGTCGCCATTGTCTTTTTGGTTTGCGTGTTTTCTCATCGACGGAAACGCACTCCGTAAAAAACATATAATCTATAGAACCCCACGAAGAGCCGCGATCATCGGTCGCTTCCCACTGTCCAAAACAGAGTCCTAAATCTCTTCGCTGGGTTCGTCGCCCCAAATTTCTCCCTGGACTACAACGTTAGAGAGTCAACGTGAGGACTCGGGGCGAGTGTTTTGAGTCACTGAACAGTGAACACCGTACCGAACGTAAAGGTCATTGGGTTGGCCGTTTCCGTCGAAAGATTTAGACCCTACGTGATGGGTGAGGCCAGAGGAGGTCCGGGATGCGTGATTGTCCCGTATATTAAGTGGGTTCTCAAATGCAATCCGTGTCTACTTTCAAGACGCGATGACCAGACCATGGGATGGTTGTTTCCAGCGATGTCTGAGACGTTTAAAGGATTGGTTTTAGGTCGCAGTGAAGGTCCATTGCCCTTGGCCTCATGGCAGGCCGCGGTGGCTATCGATTCTTGACGGTGGTTTCAAGCGACGGTTAGTGGCCAAGTTGAATGAGCACGCATCGCACCAAATACTCAATAATGATATCGACGTTGTTTCAAAATTGGATCATCGCATACAAAGTAATAAcaacctatgtagcacggaGGCTCCCAGGAAGcgccgtgtcgtgtccgacactccgacacgtgtccgacacgctccgacacgtcccgacacgctccgacacgcggtcaacgagtgtcgaaaaatccgacacgtggtcaactctttccgacacgcgagtctgcacttccgacacgcgattccgacacgcacggggtcaattttaaaaatttctaatacttgaggggtcaaaatataaatatacacaaaagaagtaataaaagaagtaataaaattgttataaatatacacacacggggtcaatttttttcattttttttttagaattgttttattttttaaaaagtcttttactctgaaagaagtaataaaaaatgctatatatgataaataaataaatttaaaaatatcatttcagcatttttctttaaacaatgttttttccctctaagttttgtgtattattgtaacaaataaaaataatgaatgatattatttaatattttttgtgtaaattaattctaggctatttttattattatttatttatgtatttatatataaaaatatatttaatatataacgtgtcggaacgtgtcgaaattctctatttttaagaaatgacgtgtcgacgtgtcgtgtcgtgtcgtgtcacgtgtccgtgtcggtgctacatagatAACAACATCAACAAGTCAATAGTCAGCTAACTCAACCAACATGCATCGTCATTCATCACACATAACATCACGACGAAACTATAGCAACAAACATCATAAAACAAATATGGAGAAAAATAAGCGttttcaaaaagttaaaatattacataaatTTCACAATTGTGTGGAAATTTGGGAATCACTGTTAACTATTCTAAAGCTTAAACTTTTTGCCCAAGTACTATGCGTGGAAATCTAATTGCGAAGACAAATGAAGTCTGGAAAGATTTAAACTCATAACCTCTAGCACCAGTATAATGTTAAGAATAATGTAGAAGAGAGTAATAGAGAATTTTAATACATATCGATATATCGTAATGAACATTACATTAGACTATATAAGATTTATTAGACAACTATCTAACTTAACATACATAAATCAATATATGCACAATTAAAGGAGATATTCGTATAATCATCTCAAACATAGGATAATATTCTATACTAACATTAAAGCAgaagataaattttatatttccatgtatcaatatctttcttttttctaactTGGTATTAGAACATTCATTTCCTTGGAAACCTAAGTGCATCGTTCTGAAATTTCTGTCTATGTATCAATCTTTCTTTTCGCTAACTTGGTATCGAAGCCTTTTTTCTTGTGGAAACCTAAGTGCATCAAGACTTCAAGTGCACCCCATGCACCTTGGTACACATCCAAATAAATCCATCCCCATCATTGTCGCTTAATAATGTTCAATCCATGTGCACAAGTTTTATCTAAGGAAGCACTTAATTGAGTCCTTTCCATGATAGTCATGTTTCAATGCTAATCCCACTAACCACGTCATTAGGTTGAGCCTTTTTCATGGAAGTGGCTTTCTTTTGATGCCGGTCACACAGATCGTATCCTAGTAACTATTTTCCAAGCTAGCCATATAGGCTGCTTGATGCTACAATACCGGCAGTATAAGCCGCATTGCTTAGTTTCACAAGCCAACTATATTGATCCCCTCCGATTCTTGACCTTTTGCGTGTTGTTTCGAGAAGCCAGCACCACCACCAGACTTGCTACCCTCAAATGAGCCAGATTGGAAGACGCTACCTCACACACCGCCTCAACGCAATTCAAGAAGCTCGATGCCCCGTGTCGCTAGGGAAACAAATTTTCGTTGCGCTATTTggcattaatttaaatttccaaTTAACTACTTCGATGTCACCTTGAGTTTAAAGGGGGTGTTGAGACTCTCAAGATAGAAtattgggttaataccctgaaaaatccaaaactagtacacttgtgacaaatttatccaaaactttttttttaacaataaaaaactccaaactggtatacctatgacaaatttaccccgactgatcattaaaaaccttaaactggtatatttatgataaatctaccttaaactaatttatttgaccgcaaaaaaccccaaactggtaaatttgtgacaaatatacccttcactaaattaaattaataccacaaaaaaatcacaaaaattgtaaactatgacaaacggagcgtaaaatcccaaattggtatactagtcgACTTACGtatcatttattttaataatttgatagtaaaatttaacgaaaaatgacaaatgataaatttgtcacaagtgtattagtttggggtaaatttgtcaaaggtataccggtttggggtttttggtggtcaaaaaaataatttgggataaatttatcacatgtatactagtttggggttttttagggtattaaccctagaaTATTATCCTATGTTAGAGACAATTATGATATTACTGTTGATTATCAATGACAATCAAGATTGTATAAATATCTCCTTTAATTGTGTATATCTTGATTATATACATTACTTTATATAGTTGTTTCATAAGTCTATATATAAGGTAATGTAATTTTCATTatgatatattgaaatatacCAAAATTCTCTATTCCTCTCTTCCATATTATTCTTAACTAGTTGAATGAAGTTCCACCATTGGCAATTATCCATTAagaattgttttgttttgcaggaaattaataatttgtaaaacattttcctaaatgtAATAGCTTATATGGctcacaaaaatgaatgaatgaaaaaaaaaaattgttatccaAAAacatgtttagacataaattgttatagctaatgaaaaaaaatagtcatttattattttaagtgCCATAAGCAATCACTTTTataaaattgtttttcaaattattaatttttgatgaAATAAACGAAAGCTAAATGAACTTCAAACCCCATGTCGCATATGGACAGTACCTTAAGACTGTGATCAAGACCTAAGATTTGAGCTAGTCAAGAAATCGGACCAAACCATCTGCTTGGGATGCTCTCATTTCTACTTTATAGGTTATTAAGGAAATATCTTTAATTAATCGATATTCACATAAATCAAGGCAATCACAATCATCAATCTTGCGAGTTTCACGGATCAAATGGTGATTATCACACCTCGTCCACGTTGACTCGAAGCAAGAAGTTTCAACTTACGCTTATTAGAGGATTATGAGCAAACAACATGAGCTGTCCTTcaattttacttcttctttttctaatttttaatgcgattctttaattttttttgttcaatctaattcctttattttcaagaatatgCTCAATTGACATTCCTTCTGCTAAGTGTACAGCGTGATCACACTTATTTTTATGTTGTGAACGGCTGTGTCACATTTACTGAGtcaaaataatgatataaacTAAGATCTTGTTTTCTTCGAATCAAGTcactttgtttttcctttccttttttgggcCATAATAATGAAAGAGATGAGCTGGAAGTCACATGGATGCTATCACGACACACCGATGTTAACAGTTTTGAATGTTTAAGAACCGAATTGAaagaaaagtttagaaattatattaaacatCGAAAGAACGATAAGAAACCGTTTATGTCGTTACCCGCGATGAAGGCCGGCAGTATTTCCTGGTAAACAAAGGGCAAGAGAGAGGTGGAAAAAAAGGTCAAGAGTGGGGACCATGACAGAGGCCCACTGGTGTCGCTAGCCTCGCCAATATTGGAAGGGGGGTCGTTAGTGAAGCGTGTTCTCCGCTCCGGTGAAGAGTCAAGCAAGGCGGAGAAGAGCGGGAAACTCGGAGAGTCGCGCACCGCTATCGGTCGAAGTCTCTTTTGCAGCATCAGTCTCCTCCACCTCCCGCCCCCCGGGGCCAGGGAAACCGAAACCTACGCCATTGAAGCCCTCGCCAACACAGAGTCGCGCGCTGTTCTTGATAGGCTTCAACTTTCTTGTtctggatctctctctctctctctctttctttccctgctCCTTCTTCCGCTTTTATGTTCCTCTTTTTCTCGCTATCTGAACGAGAGTTGCTTGGGTTGTGGCTCTCTTTATATACAGCCTCTTGGGTTTTCGAGGCTAGCTGCGAAATCTCTCGTACGCCATTTTGGCTTTTACCGTATCGAAAGAAACCAAAAGATGAGCTGGTGCACACATAGCAATGCTTTGCTCATCCctatcttgtttttcttctccttctaccCTTTGGCCTTCTCCAAGCTGTCATCACCTCAGATAGAAGTCATGGTCGATCTCTCCCAGAAAATCCCGAGTTCTGACTTATCGTGGAACAGCACCGAAGACCCGTGTGAATGGAAAGGGGTCACGTGCGGTTCGGATAACTTCCGTGGTcaagcgctctctctctctctctgggctGTCTCTCGCTTCCCCCGGCTTTTTGCCTGTGACTTGCCAGATTGGTTCTTTACAGGTTCTTGATCAGTCTGAACTCCCTGATGCGTGCATCACTGGTGGGCTCAGGAGGTTGAACTTCGGCGGGAGTGCGCTGGTGGGTCCTTTGCCTTCTTTTACTGGTTTTGTTGGGTTGGAGGTCTTGGACTTTTCTTACAATAAAATGAGTGGAAGCATTGGCTCAGAATTAGATGGGTTAGTCAAGTTGGGGAGTTTGAATCTTAGTATGAATATATTCAATGGGTCAGTTCCAGTTGACCTGTTCCGGGTTCTGAAGGAGCTCCAGCTTTCGGTGAATGGGTTCGAAGGTGAAATCCCTGAGGGAGTCAAAGATTATCGGAATTTGGCGCTGCTTGATCTCAGCGCGAACCAGCTTTCAGGCTCTGTCCCCGACAGACTTGGGGAGCTCCCAAGGCTGGAAGTACTGGTTCTCTATTCCAATCTTCTCAGCGGAAAAATCACGAATAGTCTAGCTAATATCACAACACTTTCCCGTTTCTCTGCGAACCAAAATAACTTTCAGCGGCCCAATTCCCAGCGGGGTTAATGAGGTTTCTCAGAAGTTGGGATCTTAGCTCCTTTAATCTGAGTGGGTCTATTCCGCCCGACCTTTTATCGCAGCCAAATTTGCAGTACGTAAATTTGTCTTACAATCGGTTGGATGGGTTGATACCTAAAAATCGACCGCCTCTCATGTTCAGGTTGAGACTGGGTAGCAATTTACCTAGTGATACGATCCCTTCTGATTCAATGGGAAGCCTCAAGAAATCGACTTACTTGCAACCGGAAAATAATTGCTTGACAGGAGCAGTCCCTCCTGAACTGGGCAAATGTAGGAGTTTGGTTAGGTTGAATTTGGTGCAGAATAAACTGACTAATCTCTTACCGGTGTTGAGAAAATTCCTACCaagttagagaaaactcctaccaagttttgaaattgataaaagtTATTAgttcttattttgaagaataatatACTTCTAAGTTTTATCACAGACTCTTGTCAAAAtctattaattttaaaaacctTCCCACTCCTACGCAATCCAAACTGAAACCAAATCCAGAATGAAGATATAATCAGACTCAAATTTATTGATCTTGCAATAATGATTCATAATGAACacaatagaaatttatttttcaatatttggctCTCTGACGAAGAATCTCACttactttttataaatatattgatggaatcaatcacaaattaataaaatcaatcttgaaaaaaaaaaattcttttttggaaagtatctatttatggaaacctaaattcTTATTATAGGTTACtagaattaacatttttttttatctcaatcttcaaatggctataagatttccttaattaattatgtccaatggattgattggaagaaatttctCTGAAAAATGCCAACTGCTAGTAAAGCGTGGATgaatatttaaggagatcattcAGTCTATTTGAGATAAagcatgaaaattgaaattccaaagtttgaaacaTTTCTAACCACTTGTTCTTTATCGACAGTTcttacaaattgtattcaagagagaaaattacaagaagagtgacttagtgagaaaaaaatgaatcttccactaagtgtttgcacttgaAAAATTGTACTTTTCTATTGATGTTGTAGTGAATTCCAACCGAAAGGTTATCGACGTGAGAGGGTAGACGTAAACTTAAtataagccgaatcactataaatttcatgtgcaattttcttttcccttaactcttttcatttcaattcatTGCATCATTTTTAAGTATcgcaaaaatctatttcatctCTTATTTGATTTTGAATATTCATCGAAGTCTAAAGACTTGTTCATCAAATTCTATTTGGTTCTTAGACTttgttcgaaatttattttacttttcagaaaaaaaaattaaacacctattcaccccgaAATGTTTCTACTCACTTTATCAACCACGAGCTGGGAAATCTCAGCAATATTCGAGTCATGAAGCTTCAATTCAACAAGATTAATGGGGACATCTTA
The window above is part of the Eucalyptus grandis isolate ANBG69807.140 chromosome 6, ASM1654582v1, whole genome shotgun sequence genome. Proteins encoded here:
- the LOC104450778 gene encoding probable magnesium transporter NIPA3 isoform X1; amino-acid sequence: MDADKGMSSDNIKGLVMALSSSLFIGASFIVKKKGLKKAGASGVRAGVGGYSYLYEPLWWVGMITMVVGEIANFAAYAFAPAILVTPLGALSIIISAALAHIILREKLHIFGVLGCILCVVGSTTIVLHAPPEREIESVKEVWDLATEPAFLLYAASVIAAVFTLVVHFVPQYGQTHVMVYIGVCSLVGSLSVMSVKALGIALKLTFSGMNQLIFPQTWVFIMVVGTCVITQMNYLNKALDTFNTAVVSPIYYVMFTSLTILASVIMFKDWDRQNPTQIVTEMCGFVTILGGTFLLHRTKDMVDGSPSLSSRHSKLTEDDNFDLEGIPLRSAESLRSS
- the LOC104450778 gene encoding probable magnesium transporter NIPA3 isoform X2, with the translated sequence MITMVVGEIANFAAYAFAPAILVTPLGALSIIISAALAHIILREKLHIFGVLGCILCVVGSTTIVLHAPPEREIESVKEVWDLATEPAFLLYAASVIAAVFTLVVHFVPQYGQTHVMVYIGVCSLVGSLSVMSVKALGIALKLTFSGMNQLIFPQTWVFIMVVGTCVITQMNYLNKALDTFNTAVVSPIYYVMFTSLTILASVIMFKDWDRQNPTQIVTEMCGFVTILGGTFLLHRTKDMVDGSPSLSSRHSKLTEDDNFDLEGIPLRSAESLRSS
- the LOC120294534 gene encoding probable LRR receptor-like serine/threonine-protein kinase At4g36180 produces the protein MPERLPNHPRESHRRPAALAVPCPEIHASAAHRHSLAIGIVVFTAESESTLVLDQSELPDACITGGLRRLNFGGSALVGPLPSFTGFVGLEVLDFSYNKMSGSIGSELDGLVKLGSLNLSMNIFNGSVPVDLFRVLKELQLSVNGFEGEIPEGVKDYRNLALLDLSANQLSGSVPDRLGELPRLEVLVLYSNLLSGKITNSLANITTLSRFSANQNNFQRPNSQRG